The following are encoded together in the Ignavibacteriales bacterium genome:
- a CDS encoding FAD-binding oxidoreductase, translating into MLIKKSQDEIQNFLTDASNFKGCCDAVYFPVNENEIAEIIVEANRSKTSVTIAGNGTGLTGARVPQNGIVISTEKLNKVLEINSEGKFAVVQPAVILADLQKQVKENKLFYPPDPTETNCFIGGTIATNASGAKTFKYGATRNFVEELYIILPTGESLKLKRGGGKADHNILELKTESNKIITLNLPNYKMPLTKNASGYFIKDGMDAIDLFIGSEGTLGIITKAKLRLLPLPEKVISCVVFFNNETAAFNFLDSARSLSFEARNNNFKNEIDALALEFFDEHSLKFLSVDFQNIPQDAKAAIWFEQEADSASEDILVNKWLELINQNAGNAETAWFAFTENDNSKIREFRHAISWKVNEYIVKNNFRKLGTDVAVPDKFFRQLFSASRKLVQDAKLDFVVYGHFGNSHLHLNMLPKNQNEFETGKSIYHEICLAAINYGGTISAEHGVGKIKTDYLLEMYGRETILKIFEIKKALDPNLILGRGNIFGQSFI; encoded by the coding sequence ATGTTGATAAAAAAATCACAAGACGAAATACAAAACTTTTTGACTGATGCCTCAAACTTCAAAGGATGCTGCGATGCCGTTTATTTTCCTGTCAATGAAAATGAAATTGCAGAAATCATTGTTGAGGCAAATCGAAGCAAAACTTCCGTCACAATAGCAGGCAACGGCACCGGCTTGACCGGCGCACGCGTACCTCAAAACGGAATTGTAATCTCAACTGAAAAGCTGAATAAAGTTTTAGAAATAAATTCTGAGGGAAAGTTTGCTGTTGTTCAACCCGCTGTTATTCTTGCCGACCTGCAAAAGCAAGTGAAAGAAAATAAATTATTTTATCCGCCCGATCCAACCGAGACGAATTGTTTTATCGGCGGCACAATTGCTACAAATGCTTCCGGAGCTAAAACTTTTAAGTACGGTGCAACAAGAAATTTTGTTGAAGAATTATATATTATTCTCCCAACCGGTGAATCGCTTAAACTCAAACGTGGTGGGGGTAAAGCAGATCATAATATTTTGGAATTAAAAACTGAATCGAATAAAATTATCACTCTCAATCTTCCTAATTACAAGATGCCGCTGACAAAAAATGCCTCGGGGTATTTTATTAAAGATGGAATGGATGCGATTGATCTATTCATTGGCTCGGAAGGAACACTTGGAATTATAACGAAAGCGAAATTAAGATTACTGCCCCTTCCTGAAAAAGTCATTTCCTGTGTAGTCTTTTTTAATAATGAAACTGCGGCATTTAATTTTCTTGACTCTGCACGGAGTCTTTCATTTGAGGCAAGGAATAATAATTTTAAAAATGAAATTGATGCGCTCGCACTTGAATTCTTCGATGAGCATTCACTCAAATTCTTATCTGTAGATTTTCAAAATATTCCACAAGATGCAAAAGCAGCAATATGGTTTGAGCAGGAAGCTGACTCTGCAAGCGAAGATATTTTAGTCAACAAATGGCTTGAACTAATAAATCAAAACGCCGGCAATGCAGAAACTGCGTGGTTTGCATTTACTGAAAATGATAATTCAAAGATCAGAGAATTTCGTCACGCAATTTCTTGGAAGGTGAATGAGTACATTGTAAAAAATAATTTTCGCAAACTCGGAACTGATGTTGCTGTACCAGATAAATTTTTCAGGCAGCTTTTTTCTGCTTCACGAAAATTAGTGCAGGATGCAAAATTAGACTTCGTGGTTTACGGGCATTTTGGAAATTCGCACCTGCATTTGAATATGCTGCCTAAAAATCAAAATGAATTTGAAACCGGTAAAAGTATTTATCACGAGATTTGCCTTGCAGCAATAAATTACGGCGGAACTATCTCCGCAGAGCACGGGGTGGGTAAAATTAAAACAGATTACTTACTGGAAATGTACGGACGCGAAACAATTTTAAAGATATTTGAAATTAAAAAAGCGCTTGATCCAAATCTAATTTTGGGAAGAGGGAATATTTTCGGACAGTCTTTTATATAA
- the miaA gene encoding tRNA (adenosine(37)-N6)-dimethylallyltransferase MiaA has product MDFVTILGPTATGKTKLAAELAYHFNGEIISADSRQVYRSMNIGTGKDYEDYLVETVKIPYHLVDVCEPTDDFSLFDFQKLFYKTFDDIASRQKLPFLAGGTGLYLSSILQNYKLKKAEFNSKLKSELEHKSIDELRQLLLTTSGNLHNTTDLIDKERIIKAIIINQSDDEPLLRSEKLSSLVIGIAPSRSEVKNRITNRLKKRLGEGMIDEVKNLLEKGITPERLNYFGLEYRCISLYLTGELSFNDMFQKLNSAIHNFAKRQMTWFRKMEREGVRINWFEEPDFAKTKNLVEQFFPVIKT; this is encoded by the coding sequence ATGGACTTTGTCACCATCCTTGGTCCTACCGCAACGGGTAAAACAAAATTAGCTGCTGAACTTGCTTATCATTTTAACGGAGAAATCATCTCTGCCGATTCTCGTCAGGTTTACCGCTCAATGAATATCGGAACAGGAAAAGATTATGAAGACTATTTAGTAGAGACGGTGAAGATTCCTTATCATCTTGTTGATGTTTGTGAACCTACTGATGATTTTAGTCTTTTCGATTTTCAGAAATTATTTTACAAAACTTTTGATGACATTGCTTCGAGGCAAAAACTTCCATTCCTTGCAGGTGGAACAGGACTTTATCTTAGCTCTATTTTGCAAAATTATAAATTGAAAAAAGCAGAGTTTAATTCTAAATTAAAATCTGAACTTGAACATAAAAGTATTGACGAACTTCGTCAATTACTTTTAACAACTTCCGGGAATCTCCACAATACAACCGACTTAATTGATAAAGAAAGAATTATAAAAGCAATTATCATTAATCAAAGCGATGATGAGCCGCTATTGAGATCCGAAAAACTATCTTCATTAGTAATCGGAATAGCTCCATCTCGATCTGAGGTAAAAAACAGAATCACTAATAGACTAAAAAAAAGATTAGGTGAAGGTATGATTGATGAAGTAAAAAATCTTTTAGAAAAAGGTATCACACCTGAACGATTAAATTATTTCGGACTCGAGTACCGTTGCATCAGTTTATACTTGACCGGTGAATTAAGTTTTAACGACATGTTTCAAAAACTTAATAGCGCAATTCACAACTTCGCAAAAAGACAAATGACGTGGTTCAGAAAAATGGAACGAGAAGGTGTACGAATCAATTGGTTTGAAGAGCCTGATTTTGCAAAGACGAAAAACTTAGTTGAGCAATTTTTCCCGGTTATAAAAACGTGA
- a CDS encoding cyclic nucleotide-binding domain-containing protein, which yields MTLNKKTFDLLKKNKIFEGISIDRTGIDFSQEGVKIFKEGDIIFQRGDQPEFMYLIVQGKVKIKFSERNILLNKSDFDFFGEKEITDNTQRISSAVADTNCTVYCIAPQLVNKLLAGGTTISDNVLLNNLKSESTDIFNSLNPDQILEPEPELELEPEPNLELDLELEPELEIDTPPSPDLVEKIDDEIIAEGSDEAFLNNRDEEIRSSLVIDEDIFDDNQGRDLFEIQNKIEEKISESSDKSQPEEIKIEQAIVENIVINDYDTDRVDREKRYVTFIKYNFDSIQQVFNTDIETESENIRNIAISLAFLSKNIISSTKKLFTHTQFFNSEIQLVEDLLNNSLPTIKEAISRSDIKILKKIKAEKSVKINLADFSVACYQIIKNAYEAMPLGGNVFISADEFEDNIEIKIKDEGNGIPEYQLENIFDEFFTHGKNNSVGLGLYLAKKIIEDCGGSISAESDLGESTTIIIKLPIS from the coding sequence ATGACTCTTAATAAGAAGACCTTTGATCTGCTCAAGAAAAATAAAATCTTTGAGGGAATCTCGATTGATCGCACCGGAATTGATTTCAGTCAGGAAGGTGTAAAAATATTTAAAGAAGGCGATATTATTTTTCAGAGGGGCGACCAGCCTGAATTTATGTACTTGATTGTTCAGGGCAAAGTTAAAATTAAATTTTCTGAGAGAAATATTTTATTGAATAAATCTGACTTTGATTTTTTTGGCGAAAAAGAAATTACAGATAACACTCAAAGAATTTCTTCCGCGGTTGCAGATACCAATTGCACTGTTTATTGCATTGCCCCACAATTAGTAAATAAACTTCTGGCAGGAGGGACAACAATCTCAGACAATGTTCTTCTTAATAATCTGAAAAGTGAATCAACCGATATTTTTAATTCATTAAATCCTGATCAAATACTTGAACCTGAACCTGAACTTGAACTTGAACCTGAACCTAACCTTGAACTTGACCTTGAACTTGAACCTGAACTCGAAATAGACACACCTCCCTCCCCCGACCTGGTAGAGAAGATTGATGATGAAATAATTGCTGAGGGATCAGACGAGGCATTTCTAAATAATAGAGACGAAGAAATACGTTCATCATTAGTTATTGATGAAGATATTTTTGATGATAATCAAGGGAGAGATCTTTTTGAAATTCAAAATAAAATCGAGGAAAAGATATCTGAGTCTTCTGACAAATCTCAACCTGAAGAAATTAAAATCGAACAGGCAATTGTGGAAAACATTGTTATCAATGATTATGATACTGACAGAGTGGACCGTGAGAAAAGATATGTTACATTTATTAAATATAATTTCGATTCCATCCAGCAAGTTTTTAATACTGATATCGAAACTGAATCGGAAAACATCAGAAATATTGCCATCAGTTTGGCTTTCCTTTCTAAAAATATAATTTCAAGCACAAAAAAACTTTTTACGCACACTCAATTCTTCAATAGTGAAATTCAATTAGTTGAAGATTTATTAAACAATTCTCTGCCTACAATTAAGGAAGCAATTTCCCGGAGTGATATTAAAATTCTCAAAAAAATAAAAGCGGAGAAAAGTGTAAAAATTAACCTGGCAGACTTTTCAGTGGCTTGCTATCAGATTATTAAAAATGCTTACGAAGCAATGCCGCTTGGCGGAAATGTTTTTATTTCAGCGGATGAATTTGAAGACAACATTGAAATTAAAATTAAGGATGAGGGAAATGGAATTCCTGAATATCAGCTCGAAAATATTTTTGATGAATTTTTCACTCACGGAAAAAATAACTCCGTTGGATTAGGTCTTTATCTCGCAAAAAAAATAATTGAAGACTGCGGAGGTTCTATCTCTGCTGAAAGTGATCTTGGAGAAAGCACAACTATAATTATTAAACTCCCTATCTCTTGA